A window from Larimichthys crocea isolate SSNF chromosome XXIII, L_crocea_2.0, whole genome shotgun sequence encodes these proteins:
- the si:ch211-217a12.1 gene encoding alanine aminotransferase 2-like, which translates to MSQQAVNGLQSRGKVLTLDNMNPNVKQVYYAVRGPIVQRAVQIEKELKEGVKKPFTEVIKANIGDAHAMGQKPITFLRQVLALCSYPELLEDTKFPEDAKKRARRILEACGGHSIGAYSASQGIECIRQDVARYIEKRDGGISSNPDNIYLSTGASDAIVTMLKLLVCGEGRDRTGVMISIPQYPLYSAALADLGAVQINYYLDEDKCWGLDVAELKRSLSEARQHCSPRVLCIINPGNPTGQVQSRQCIEDVIRFAKEEHLFLMADEVYQDNVYAEGCEFHSFKKVLFEMGPEYSNTVEMASFHSTSKCYMGECGFRGGYMEIINMDPEVKAQLIKLVSVRLCPPVPGQALLDLVVNPPQPDEPSYATFMKERTAVLAALAEKAKITEQIFNTVPGITCNPVQGAMYTFPRITLPQKAIDKAEAEGQAPDMLYCMRLLEEEGICLVPGSGFGQREGTFHFRMTILPPTEKLKIVLQKISAFHLRFTQEFS; encoded by the exons atgtcCCAGCAGGCAGTGAACGGGCTCCAGTCCCGGGGCAAGGTGCTGACTTTGGACAACATGAACCCGAATGTGAAGCAGGTCTACTACGCGGTCCGTGGTCCCATAGTCCAACGAGCGGTGCAGATAGAGAAGGAGCTAAAAGAG GGAGTCAAGAAACCTTTCACAGAAGTAATCAAGGCTAACATAGGTGACGCCCACGCCATGGGTCAGAAACCAATCACATTTCTCAGACAG GTCCTGGCTCTGTGTTCTTACCCTGAACTACTGGAAGACACAAAGTTTCCAGAGGACGCCAAGAAAAGGGCACGACGTATTCTCGAGGCCTGCGGAGGCCACAGTATAG GGGCCTACAGTGCCAGCCAGGGCATCGAGTGCATCCGTCAGGATGTGGCACGCTACATAGAGAAGAGAGATGGTGGAATCTCCTCCAACCCTGACAACATTTACCTGTCCACTGGAGCCAGTGATGCCATCGtg ACCATGCTGAAGTTGCTGGTGTGTGGTGAGGGTCGTGACCGTACAGGAGTGATGATCTCCATCCCCCAGTACCCTCTGTACTCAGCCGCACTGGCGGACCTTGGCGCTGTGCAGATCAACTACTACCTGGACGAGGACAAGTGTTGGGGTCTGGATGTTGCAGAGCTTAAAAGATCCCTCAGTGAAGCCAGGCAACACTGCAGTCCCCGGGTCCTTTGCATCATCAACCCCGGAAACCCCACCG GTCAGGTCCAGAGCAGGCAGTGCATTGAAGATGTGATCCGATTTGCTAAAGAGGAGCATCTCTTCCTTATGGCTGATGAA GTCTACCAGGATAACGTGTATGCAGAGGGCTGTGAGTTTCACTCCTTTAAGAAGGTGTTGTTTGAGATGGGACCAGAGTACTCCAACACAGTGGAGATGGCCTCCTTCCACTCCACCTCCAAATGCTACATGGGCGA gtgTGGATTCCGTGGTGGCTACATGGAGATCATAAACATGGACCCTGAGGTGAAGGCCCAACTCATCAAATTGGTGTCTGTGCGTCTGTGCCCTCCCGTCCCCGGACAGGCCCTCCTGGACCTGGTGGTCAACCCCCCGCAGCCCGACGAGCCCTCATACGCCACGTTTATGAAG GAGCGGACAGCAGTGTTAGCAGCTTTAGCGGAGAAGGCCAAAATAACAGAGCAGATCTTCAACACGGTACCCGGTATCACCTGTAACCCTGTACAGGGGGCCATGTACACCTTCCCACGCATCACTCTACCTCAGAAGGCCATCGACAAGGCAGAG GCTGAAGGTCAAGCACCAGACATGCTCTACTGCATGAGGCTGCTAGAGGAGGAGGGTATCTGTCTGGTGCCAGGTAGTGGCTTTGGCCAGAGAGAAGGAACCTTCCACTTCAG GATGACCATCTTGCCTCCCACCGAGAAGCTGAAGATTGTTCTGCAGAAGATCTCAGCGTTCCACCTGCGGTTCACACAAGAGTTTTCATAA
- the pdia4 gene encoding protein disulfide-isomerase A4, which produces MRNIAVLLIVLLGVAHFATVGRCEDEILEEEEASEEDSDEEEEDEEDDTEVKEENGVLVLTDSNYDTFIEGKDTVLVEFYAPWCGHCKQFAPEYEKIAQALKENDPPVPVAKVDATVATELANRFEVSGYPTIKILKNGEPVDYDGDRTEKAIVARLKEVAQPDWKPPPEATLVLTKDNFDETVNNADIILVEFYAPWCGHCKRLAPEYEKAAKELSKRSPAIALAKVDATVEGDIASRFGVTGYPTLKIFRKGKVFDYNGPREQYGIVEYMGEQSGPPSKQVQAVKQVQEHVKDGDDAVIVGVFSSEQDAAYEIYIEACNSLREDFTFRHSFSSEVSKLLKASPGQIVILHPEKFRSKYEPASHTLTMKDSTSVSEVQEFFKKHVIPLVGHRKPSNDAKRYTKRPLVVVYYGVDFSFDYRKATQFWRSKVLEVAKDYPEYTFAIADEEDFADELKSLGLSESGEEVNVAILADGGKKYAMEPEEFDSEVLSDFVKAFKKGKLKPIVKSQPVPKNNKGPVKVVVGKTFEDIVMDTQKDVLIEFYAPWCGHCKKMEPDYLALGKKYKGEKNLVIAKMDATANDVPNDSYKVEGFPTIYFAPSNSKQSPVKMEGGDRTVEGLSKFLEKHATKLSQKRDEL; this is translated from the exons ATGAGGAATATTGCTGTGCTGCTGATCGTGCTGCTCGGCGTTGCACATTTTGCAACTGTCGGCAGATGTGAGGATG agatcttagaggaggaggaagcttcTGAGGAGGAtagtgatgaggaggaggaggatgaagaagatgacactgaggtgaaagaagaaaacGGTGTGCTGGTTCTCACCGACAGCAACTATGACACCTTCATTGAGGGCAAAGACACAGTCCTGGTTGAGTTTTATGCACCATG gtgtggCCACTGCAAACAATTTGCCCCAGAGTATGAAAAAATCGCCCAGGCTCTTAAGGAGAACGACCCCCCTGTACCTGTGGCCAAAGTGGATGCAACAGTAGCCACCGAGTTGGCGAACAGGTTCGAAGTGTCGGGCTATCCCACCATTAAGATCCTGAAAAATGGGGAGCCTGTGGACTACGatggagacaggacagagaagg CTATTGTGGCCCGGTTAAAAGAGGTGGCTCAGCCAGATTGGAAGCCCCCTCCTGAGGCGACGCTGGTGCTGACCAAGGACAACTTTGATGAGACCGTTAACAACGCAGACATCATCCTGGTGGAGTTCTACGCCCCATG GTGCGGACACTGCAAGAGATTGGCTCCAGAGTACGAGAAGGCAGCCAAGGAGTTGAGCAAGCGCTCTCCTGCCATTGCTCTGGCCAAGGTGGACGCCACTGTGGAGGGTGACATCGCGTCACGTTTTGGAGTCACGGGCTATCCCACCCTCAAGATCTTTAGGAAAGGCAAGGTGTTTGACTACAACGGACCCAGAGAGCAGTATG GCATTGTTGAGTACATGGGTGAGCAGTCAGGTCCACCTTCCAAGCAGGTCCAGGCAGTAAAGCAGGTCCAGGAGCACGTCAAGGATGGTGATGATGCTGTCATAGTCGGAGTGTTCTCCAGTGAACAGGACGCAGCCTATGAGATCTACATCGAAGCCT GTAATTCACTGAGGGAAGACTTCACCTTCCGTCACAGCTTCAGCTCTGAAGTGTCCAAACTGCTCAAAGCTTCGCCGGGTCAGATTGTCATCCTTCACCCTGAAAAGTTCCGCTCCAAGTACGAGCCGGCCTCACACACGCTCACAATGAAG GACTCCACGTCGGTGTCAGAAGTGCAGGAGTTCTTCAAAAAACATGTGATTCCTCTGGTGGGTCACAGGAAACCAAGCAACGACGCTAAGCGCTACACCAAAAGACCCCTGGTGGTTGTGTATTATGGAGTTGACTTCAGCTTTGACTACAGGAAAG ctaCACAGTTCTGGAGGTCCAAGGTGCTCGAGGTGGCCAAGGACTACCCAGAGTACACGTTTGCCATCGCTGATGAGGAGGACTTTGCAGATGAGCTGAAGAGCCTGGGCCTGAGTGAGAGTGGAGAGGAAGTGAATGTAGCAATTCTGGCAGATGGAGGCAAAAAGTATGCCATGGAGCCAGAGGAGTTTGACTCTGAGGTGCTGTCAGACTTTGTAAAGGCTTTCAAAAAAG GAAAACTCAAACCCATCGTCAAGTCACAACCAGTGCCAAAGAACAACAAAGGACCAGTTAAGGTCGTGGTAGGAAAGACCTTTGAAGACATTGTCATGGATACCCAGAAAGATGTCCTGATTGAGTTTTATGCTCCCTGGTGCGGCCACTGTAAGAAGATGGAGCCCGATTATTTGGCTCTGGGCAAGAAGTACAAGGGGGAGAAGAATCTGGTGATCGCCAAGATGGACGCCACAGCCAACGACGTGCCAAACGACAGCTACAAAGTGGAAGGCTTCCCCACAATATACTTTGCTCCGAGCAACAGCAAGCAGAGCCCCGTCAAAATGGAAGGTGGAGACAGAACAGTAGAAGGGCTCAGCAAGTTCTTGGAAAAGCACGCCACAAAGCTTTCACAGAAGAGAGACGAACTTTGA